The genomic region cacatgggggtgcccccaccttgtgccccctatccgttttgtgagtgacattacccgtcagttactccgacccgtcttcaacaAGACTTGCTGTTCGAAATGATACCCTCCTAATGGTCCACAAAACTAATGAATAGCACAAAGCAGATGTTCAAGTGAAAACAATCAATTACTTGTCATATTTAAAGAAGTAAAGGAACATCATTGTTTCTGAACTTTATGCAAGGAAAACAcctatatgaatgaatgaatgtaaCATAGTGGTGAACCAGTTACACTTGACGTATTTTGATTTCCCCATGCCTTATCGACTTATCGTTGTGTGCATCTATTGCAGATTGAGATTATCTACAACTATGGGCAAGAAGAGGCTGAGTCGAGGTAACTGCATCCCTAACTGCAGTTAATAAAGGTTTGAATTGACTTTTACTGTCTTACATTCTTACCCTTTTAATACTGCATCAAATATTTGTAGCGTTAGCCTTGTGCGGGAAAGGATGAAGTAATGAATTACTATGTAAGACACTTTAGACAGTTTTGGATCATTGTACCTTTGCTGAAACCGCTGTATCTTCGTTTTCTTAATCTAATTTTGTAGGTGACATGTCCATTaccagaagatgatgatgaagagtcTGCCTGTGTTAATTGATGTTGCAAACATTTTAACTGTTCACCTGttgttttttgtatttttacCAAACAAAGCTCCCTTTACAGAGCATATCAACCATTTCGGAAGTACTAATGAATGTACTTATGAACGAGATTTTGATCTCATGAATGaactaataaattacttccaaATTGTGCTTGGTTTGAACTTTGAATGTTATCTGAGTTTCGGTTCTTAGTGTTCTTACAGTATGAATGTTGAAaaaatgtcaaaaaaaaaaaaaatagcttGATAGTTGATACAGTATATTGTTTGATAGTAGATCACTTGCTATAACTACAAGTCCGAAACAACCCCTATGCTGGTTTTCGACAATTTTCAATTTCAATCAACATCCTGCTCGTGGTAACTATGGCGAGGCTGAATTACGCAAAACCAACCTGTTCTTTTATAAATTTGAAGCGGAAATGTTACGTGTGAACAGAAAAGAAACAGCAAGCTAGAGTCACGTACTCGGATCAGTGTCCAAGTATCATATCCATATCTAAATGTAGAACACAGAAACGCGACAGGGGTAAGAAAGCCCGCACTACTAAAGCAGGATCACATAACTCGATTTTTAGGGCCGGAAAATTTAGCTCACAATCAGAAGTCGTCTCGATTCACAATGTCTAACATACAAGTGCTAGAGAGGCTTTTCACCATGAAGCTAGGTTTAACCAGTTACAATCTAGTCCAAGATCTTTCTCAAGACGAGCAAAGAGAACTAGTGTTCTTTACTTAAAACCCCACAGCAACTCGATATATGAACCCCATCGTCCAAGATCTTTCTCAAGACGAGCAAAGAGAACTAGTTTTCATTACTTGAACCCCACAGCAAGCCGATAAATGAACCTCACCAGTTATAGTCTAGTCCAAGATCTTTCCCAAGACGAGCAAAGAGAACTAGTTTTCTTTACTTGAAAACCACAGCAAGTCGATAAATGAACCGCACCAGATATAGTCTGGTCCAAGATCTTTCTCAAGACGAGCAAAGAGAGCTAGTGTTTTTTATTTGAACCCTACAAGAAGTCGATAAAAAAAGCCTGAATTCCCCCATGGTTAGTAAATACTACGAAGTACTACATAGGTCAATGTTCAACTAAGAGTACACTATGGCCACTATCACCAGGATCATATAATCACCACCTTTTTAAAAATGTTCTAGCATACACGAATGCGAGTAACTTCGTAATTCCTATGGCCACTATCACCATCAATTTAACCAAATGGCTGAAATTGAGCTGGTTTTAAAGAAGGCCTCATTCACATACCATGTCAATCAAAAACATCAAACCTTTTCTAATCAAACAAAACTAAGTTTCCTTATATACTCTTCACTTTTTTTCTTTTGGTCAATCGAAACGcgcacttagtcgcattacaatagaggGGAGGAGGGATTCGAACATGAgacctattgtccacaatacctccgtcttaaccactatACTCTTACTTTTGCAACATCAATTCATCATTCATCATATTCTAGCTAGTACCTTAACGAGCTCAATAAACTATTACCACACTAAAATTGACTTTCCTACATAATGAAAACCCTAGTCTATCAATTAAAGTTATTAAACTCCATCCTTAAAATTGAAATTGGAGCATTGCCCATGATGTGCATCACCAAGATCGAAACTTTAATACCACACTAACATTGACTCGCTTTATGTGAAAACCCTAGGGGTCACGTAATCTCCTACATAATGAAAACCCTAGGGGTCACCTGCATACATCTAGTGTAGAACACATATATGCGAGATAACATGAGAAGTCGGAGTAACATAGCTAGCAGTCTAGCACTACTAAAGCAGGATCACACAATTTGATTTTAAGGTCTGGAGATATTAGCTCATAATCAGACGTCATCTCGATCAATAATGACATGATCCGAAAGACACTTTAAATTCAGGATCACATGATCACACTAGTTACATAACATAACACCTTCTAGCATACATAAATGTCGTTGACTTTGCAATTGTTATTGACATTATCCCCATCAATTAATAAGCTAACAACTTCAGTTCATCATTCGTAATATGCTAGCTTTTAGCTTAACAAGCTCAAACCATAAATTATCGAATTACCACACTAAAATCGACTCTCCTACCTAATGAAAACCCTAGCCTATTCATAGCATTACATAATTCCAATCAACTAAACTCCGCCACCAAGATTGAATTTGGAACATTCCCCGGATTTCTATCACAGAGAGCAAAACTCTAATACAAACCTAATATCCAACTAATACCTACAACTCTACAAGGCTACAATCAGGTTTACCGAATTCACTCATATACCCTCCAAATCTCGAATGGTTAGAGGCTAATTCTATCTTCTCgcttactgaaaatacatataacacacatTCTACAAGAGCGAATCGCTAATCCATATGGGCGAATTCATAACGAACAACATTTAGAGCAATAATCAAATTAGCCAACAATCAAGCTTTATCAGCAGCTCTTTTGTCTTACTTatggtatttgacccgtcttaaggtTAAGACGGATATGCCCGTCTTAAATGAGAGTAATCAAATCAGCCAACAATCAAGATCAAAACTTTTAACACCAACCCAATATCCAAAACCCTAACATTATCATTAAAAAACACTTCAATTATCCAtcaaaacacaaattaaactaaaattcCCCAAATTATTAAAATCAACAACAAATATTAATTCAAaaacataaactttaaataagttTAAAGGGAAGAGGCCAAGGAGTAGACTGAGGAACTTCAACCTTATCTTTAAGCCTTTCAATCATTTCCTTCTTTTTAGGTCTTATATTACCATAAGATCCTTTGAATCTCTTGCCCTTTTTAGTCTTTTTGTCTCCTCTTCCACACAAGATTGCATCTGATGTTGATGATGAAGATAATGCTGAGAAGGAGGATAAATTGGGAATTTCAAGTTTCTGGGTTGAAATTATTCTTCTTGTAAATGAGTTGCATAATTGCTTCATTGCCATGATTTTGTTCTTCCCTAAaaattatttcttgttgtttatgGCGAAACTATGGGGTTTTGAATCGATTGTGGTTTGTGAAAATGGAATTATTGTTGTTTGTGTTGGGCCTTATTATGGTACATGTGCTCCTGTTTTTTCCCTTGCGTTTTGAAGCCCACAATGCAAAGACTCCTTGGTAGACCAGATAAAATTGACCGACTCGATCGGAATAATTCAACCTGAATAACCCGACTCGGGACACGAAAATGAGGATTTGAACTTGAGCCGTCACCCAAATTGGCCCCGACTAATGTCCGACTCGAATGTATATTGTTGTGAACTGACTATTATCCCTAAATAACTTGATAATGGACAGCTCGTACAACGACCTCATTTGAGTTATCATAGTGTGCTATGAGTACACCTGACAAATGAGTCAACCGGGTTTAGTCAATTCGAACCAGGTCTATTCGAATTTGCAAGAATGTTGATCTAATCGGGATTGGTCGGGTCATTTGAGGTTCAGATTATTTTTGGATTTGATATGAACTTTATTTAACGAAAATAATATCCATGATATTAATGTTTTTGTTTGGATTTTTTAAAGGTCTTAGAAAAAACTATTTTAGAATTTGGTGTTGTACTTTAATTAATTACCggccataattttttttatttagctTTGATGAGAACGTTTTAGGTATATACTTAGTGTATCATGTCATAGTACTCCATAATCATGTCACCGTATTACACAATAAGTGGATTATAtatctgatgtagtacatcagatgagatatagtttttgagcattaagataaagtttttgagttttaatctaaaatttttgagttttattataaagtttttgagtttatttacttaaactttatctcaaaaagttacattataactcaaaaaaattacatataagctcaaaaaaatttgatttttgacatgataaaactaaaatgtaatttataaaatctatagtactcgaaaaaaatacacaaaaactcaaaaagtatgatgtagtacatctgatgtacaatcctttttctccGTATTACAAGCCATTCATTAACACATTGTCCGATCATTTATTTACGTTGTTTAAAAATCCTCTCATAAAAACTCACCCTCCTGCCGAAGCATTTGAATGAGTTTACCTTGAAGCTCCTTCATCTCTTGATTATCCGGCTCCAACTTAAGTGCAACTTCAACATCCCCTAAAGCACCTCCAAGATTACACCCAAGTTTCGACCTAGCGATTGCACGGCGGGCATACGCTTTAAAGTATTGATCATCAATCTTCAAGGCCTTTGAACAATCATTCTCAGCCTCCTTCCATTTATTTAGCTTTAAGTACGCCACTGCCCTATTGTTGTAAGCTACCGCTGTTGGGAATTTTCTAATGCTTGCAGAGTAACTTACTATAGCATCTTTGAATTTTCGGTCTTTGAAAAAAGCGTTGCCTTCTTCTTTTGCTTCAGTTGCACCTGTAGGAAATGTTCCATTCAAGCAAATACAAGGGGCGAAGCTAAGCATACGCTGACCAGGTCATGGTCCAGTCGagtttttttcaaaaaaattacaCAATAAGACTTTcttttttcaaaaaatttaactACGATTAGAAGTAAAGGTAAGATTGATCTTTCAGACCTAGGTAGAAGTTGAACTATCTTCGTCCTATACGAGTGAGTTGCTGAAAACTAAGAAACGGTTATTCTAACATATGTCTAGTGACGCTAATAAAGTTCAACCTTATTTATCGCTTTTTCTTGTTATCAACACTTGGAAGTCCTCATCGGACTGTCTCAGTCTGTTAATGCAATGGGCaggaaagaaaagcaagcatCATCACATTAAAGGAATCTTGGGCGAGATTGTAGCTAATTCTGCAAGCTTTCACTGTTTATGTTTAAGTTTTATTCGCAGGGACCTTAATTAACAAAAGAGCTCATACCCTGGCAAAAAGGGCTATGAGGGAATATTAGGAATCTTTTTTTCCgcttgccaaaaaaaaaaaaaaaacctatctATCGTCAAAGAAACATTAGCCTAGTGGCGGAGTCAGGATGTGAAAAATTCCAGCGGGGACGAACTGATAATGCCATAAAGTAAACCTTGTAAAAttacgaaaattttaactaaGAAATTCGATCCTAATGGCCGCCCCTGCTAGTCCTCCTCTAAATCCGCCACTGCATTAGCCTATAACTTCTTTACATGAGATTAAATATATGCTTGCTTGTGGCTTACCTTTCATGGACACAATCTCAGCATAGAGCTCCTCCATCTCTCGGTTATTAGAATCCAACCTCATTGCAGCTTGTATATCGGCCAAGGCTCCTTCAAGATCACAACCAAGTTTGGTTCTAGCCATTGCTCGACGTGCATAAGCTTTGAAAAAATGTCCATCAATCTTTAAGGCCTCGGTACAATCATTCTCGGCCTCAATGAACTTGTTAAGCTGGATGTACGCCATTGCCCTGTTTCCGTATGCTGCTGCTGTTGGTAGCTCAACAATGCTTCTCGAGTAACATACGATAGCTTCTTCAAACTTTTGTTCCTTGAAATACTTGTTGCCTGCTTCTTTCGCTCGAGTTCCTTCTGCAAGAGATATTTAGTCATATACGAGTAATACGACTTTAGTAATGGTTGGTTTGATCTCGTCAAGGccttaaatttgaaaaaaaaaattatggaaagATTGCTGCACAATCGTCAAGGCCTTAAatcaattatctcgtcaaggccttaaatttaaaaaaaaaaaattcactgctttttgaactcgtagccggtagttatggtttGATCAAaccttttttaacgaataaactttgaccgaccattaTTCCCAACTACGAGTTGAGGCCTCggtgaattctttttcaaactAAAGACCTTTTAAAGACGACAATTTgaaaaaaagtttatcgtattctgaacttgtagccaaaAGTTATTGAcggtaagttttttttttttttttcaagaaaaAAAGGGTACATCTTAGAAAATAAAAAAGTTGAGAGATATTAGGGTATCCCTTATTTTAAAAGTGAGTATATACAGCGATCAGTTAATCGATTGCCCGACCAAGTCAGATTAATGGCTCTTAATTTAAGCTGCCGATAATAATAGAGCTTAGCTCCACCGGGTGGTACTCTTCTCACATACACAGTGTAGGCCCTATAAAATGTAAGAGCTGTATATCATATGTGTATGTAAGAGGGTGGTACGAGATTACCATCACATAATGACGTTCTCTCATTTTCTGCAAGGTGTTATTGACGATAtctctatatatcaagtcgaaaTAGAGTGACTATcagattaaacaaaaaaaaaaaaaataggccaCATACCATTATTCATTGGTGTCATCACCGTCGAGCTTTCTTGGTTATCTTCAAAAAGTTGATAATTCAATTCCAATAGTGTGGTATCCTGTGAATTTTCCGGGTCTGCAAGAAGTGGCGATTTGTTAGAATCGCACATGGGCCTCGACCATTCCATAACTAATTGACAATGGATGGAGTAGCCCTTGGATTATAAACTAGATCACTCTTTTCTATTTCTCCAATATGGAAGACCTACATATGATTCTTCACACGACTTATCGAATTTATGGGTATAGAAACATATGAACTAACTAAGGTTGTTAGAAACTTAGTTAGTTAGATTAAAGTTGTTACAAGGTTGTTAGAGATATTTGTAAGTCggtttgatggggcatattctgcaccgctgaccaagtcaacacactgagcaaggtcaaggatatccacagcaagtcaacggcttagactgcctagccgatgcagcccatctaCCGATAGCTGTGGTCTCGGCCAGACGGCTCGCCCCGGGACACatgtccgcgtactcacatccaagaccctctgccggcctgccgtaggtacatcggccgagggtagaacggtctttccacctaataagccacttgg from Silene latifolia isolate original U9 population chromosome 3, ASM4854445v1, whole genome shotgun sequence harbors:
- the LOC141648486 gene encoding small ribosomal subunit protein bTHXm-like; amino-acid sequence: MAMKQLCNSFTRRIISTQKLEIPNLSSFSALSSSSTSDAILCGRGDKKTKKGKRFKGSYGNIRPKKKEMIERLKDKVEVPQSTPWPLPFKLI
- the LOC141649972 gene encoding hsp70-Hsp90 organizing protein 1-like, whose amino-acid sequence is MEWSRPMCDSNKSPLLADPENSQDTTLLELNYQLFEDNQESSTVMTPMNNEGTRAKEAGNKYFKEQKFEEAIVCYSRSIVELPTAAAYGNRAMAYIQLNKFIEAENDCTEALKIDGHFFKAYARRAMARTKLGCDLEGALADIQAAMRLDSNNREMEELYAEIVSMKGATEAKEEGNAFFKDRKFKDAIVSYSASIRKFPTAVAYNNRAVAYLKLNKWKEAENDCSKALKIDDQYFKAYARRAIARSKLGCNLGGALGDVEVALKLEPDNQEMKELQGKLIQMLRQEGEFL